A section of the Phacochoerus africanus isolate WHEZ1 chromosome 4, ROS_Pafr_v1, whole genome shotgun sequence genome encodes:
- the LOC125124018 gene encoding olfactory receptor 8H3-like, whose translation MGRRNDTHVSDFILLGLTDSEAVQRMLFTLFLLIYLMTLLGNAGMMLIIRLDLQLHTPMYFFLSHLSFLDLSYSTAITPRTLENLLTSTKSISYMNCFTQTYFFIFLAATECFLLSSMAFDRRVAICNPLHYPAVMSTRSCCSLVFGSYFIGFMDSFINVLSISRLDFCDARVIHHFFCDISPILALSCTDTQNTEIITFILAGSTLVVSLTTIVVSYVSILSTILKITSTSGKQRAFSTCASHLLGVTVFYGTMIFTYLKPSKSYSLGRDQVASVFYTIVIPMLNPLIYSLRNKEVKNAFIRVLQKTVGSRQVK comes from the coding sequence ATGGGTAGAAGGAATGACACACACGTGTCTGACTTCATCCTTCTGGGACTGACAGATTCAGAAGCAGTCCAGAGGATGCTGTTCACGCTCTTTCTCCTGATCTACCTGATGACTCTGCTGGGCAATGCAGGGATGATGCTGATAATCCGCCTGGATCTCCAGcttcacacccccatgtactttttcctcagccACCTGTCATTCCTCGACCTCAGTTACTCAACTGCCATCACCCCTCGAACCTTAGAGAACTTACTGACATCCACCAAGTCCATTTCCTACATGAACTGCTTCACTCAGAcgtatttctttatcttcttggCTGCCACTGAATGTTTTCTCCTCTCGTCCATGGCCTTTGATCGCCGTGTAGCTATCTGCAATCCTCTGCATTACCCAGCGGTCATGTCCACAAGAAGCTGCTGTTCCCTAGTTTTCGGATCTTATTTCATTGGCTTCATGGACTCCTTTATCAATGTGCTTTCCATAAGCAGATTGGATTTCTGTGACGCCAGGGTAATCCATCACTTTTTCTGTGACATATCCCCAATCTTAGCCTTGTCCTGCACTGACacacaaaacacagaaataatcACATTCATTTTAGCTGGTTCCACGCTAGTGGTGTCTCTTACCACAATAGTAGTGTCCTATGTGTCTATCCTGTCTACTATCCTGAAAATTACTTCCACTTCGGGAAAGCAAAGAGCCTTCTCtacctgtgcctcccacctccTGGGAGTCACCGTCTTTTATGGCACTatgatatttacttatttaaagccAAGTAAGTCCTACTCCTTGGGAAGGGATCAAGTGGCTTCTGTTTTTTATACTATTGTCATCCCCATGCTGAATCCCCTCATTTACAGTCTTCGaaacaaagaagtgaaaaatgcTTTCATCAGAGTCCTGCAGAAAACAGTGGGCTCCAGGCAAGTAAAATGA